From a single Buchnera aphidicola (Aphis craccivora) genomic region:
- the aceE gene encoding pyruvate dehydrogenase (acetyl-transferring), homodimeric type, with protein sequence MSENLYDDVDPIETNDWVQSIESVIQKEGIKRARFLIEKVLKQSKINKSDFFKCFFTSDYINTINNEDEIEYPGDLILEKKIRSAIRWNAIMMVLRASKKNLDLGGHLSSFQSSATIYEVCFNHFFRAKNNYDGGDLVYFQGHISPGIYARSFLEGRLSIKQIDNFRQEVDGNGLSSYPHPKLMPNFWQFPTVSMGLGPIFSIYQAKFLKYLQHRELKNTSKQTVYAFLGDGEMDEPESKGAISIAVREKLDNLIFIINCNLQRLDGPVVGNGKIVNELESFFYGAGWKVIKVIWGGKWDSLLKKDKTGKLIQLMNETIDGDYQTFKSKDGAYVRKYFFGKYKETLELVEHMTDEEIWHLNRGGHDPKKMFNAIIKAKETKGKPTVILAHTIKGYGMGNIAEGKNIAHQIKKINIKGIIYIRDRFNIPISDKEIEKLPYITFEKNSKEYCYMQNQRNKLGGYIPFRLSKFTKKLNLPNLIDFKSLLEEQTKHISTTIAFIRVLNLILKNDSIKNLIVPIIADEARTFGMEGLFRKIGIYSSNGQKYIPQDREQLAYYKEDKKGQILQEGINELGAASSWLAAATSYSTNDFPMIPFYIYYSIFGFQRIGDLFWAAGDQQARGFLIGGTSGRTTLNGEGLQHEDGHSHIQSLTIPNCISYDPAFAYEVAVIIQDGLRRMYGPLQENIYYYITTINENYYMPAMPKGSEKGIRKGIYKLKTLYSTGLKIQLMGSGAILRCICEAAEILSNDYYITTDIYSVTSFTELARDGEECERWNMLHPNQTKKVAYIKQIMNSAPAVAATDYMKLFAEQVRNYIPSKEYYVLGTDGFGRSDSREKLRNHFEVSAHYIVLAALSLLAKLNSINQQVVEEAIIKFNINADKINPRLA encoded by the coding sequence ATGTCAGAAAATTTATATGATGACGTGGATCCAATTGAAACTAATGATTGGGTGCAATCAATTGAATCTGTTATTCAAAAAGAAGGTATTAAAAGAGCTCGTTTTTTAATTGAAAAAGTTTTAAAACAATCTAAAATAAATAAATCAGATTTTTTTAAATGTTTTTTTACAAGTGATTATATTAATACAATTAACAACGAAGATGAAATTGAATATCCTGGAGATTTGATTTTAGAAAAAAAAATTCGCTCTGCCATTCGTTGGAATGCTATTATGATGGTGTTACGTGCATCAAAAAAAAACTTAGATTTAGGTGGGCATTTATCTTCTTTTCAATCATCTGCAACTATATATGAAGTTTGTTTTAATCATTTTTTTCGTGCTAAAAATAATTACGATGGAGGTGATCTAGTATATTTTCAAGGTCATATTTCTCCTGGCATTTACGCACGATCATTTTTAGAAGGTCGTTTATCTATAAAACAAATTGATAATTTTAGACAAGAAGTTGATGGCAATGGATTATCTTCTTATCCTCATCCTAAATTAATGCCTAATTTTTGGCAATTTCCTACTGTATCTATGGGATTAGGTCCTATTTTTTCTATTTATCAAGCCAAATTTTTAAAATATCTTCAACATCGAGAGTTAAAAAATACCTCAAAACAAACAGTTTACGCTTTTTTAGGTGATGGTGAAATGGATGAACCAGAATCTAAAGGAGCTATTTCTATTGCAGTTCGAGAAAAGTTAGATAATTTAATTTTTATAATAAATTGTAATTTACAAAGATTAGATGGCCCAGTTGTAGGAAATGGAAAAATCGTAAACGAATTAGAAAGTTTTTTTTATGGTGCAGGATGGAAAGTAATTAAAGTAATATGGGGTGGGAAATGGGATAGTTTGCTAAAGAAAGATAAAACTGGAAAGTTAATTCAATTGATGAATGAAACAATAGATGGTGATTATCAAACATTTAAATCAAAAGATGGAGCTTATGTTAGAAAATATTTTTTTGGAAAATATAAAGAAACATTGGAATTAGTTGAGCATATGACAGATGAAGAAATATGGCATTTAAATCGAGGAGGCCATGATCCTAAGAAAATGTTTAACGCAATAATAAAAGCAAAAGAAACAAAAGGAAAACCCACAGTTATTTTGGCGCATACTATAAAAGGATATGGTATGGGTAATATTGCAGAAGGTAAAAATATTGCGCATCAAATAAAGAAAATAAATATTAAAGGAATTATTTATATTAGAGATCGTTTTAATATTCCTATATCTGATAAGGAAATAGAAAAACTACCTTATATTACGTTTGAAAAAAACTCTAAAGAATATTGTTATATGCAAAATCAAAGAAACAAGTTAGGTGGTTATATTCCGTTTCGTTTATCTAAATTCACAAAAAAATTAAATCTTCCAAATTTAATAGATTTTAAATCATTATTAGAAGAGCAAACTAAACATATTTCTACTACTATTGCTTTTATTCGAGTTTTAAATTTAATTTTAAAAAATGACTCTATCAAGAATTTAATTGTTCCTATTATTGCTGATGAAGCCCGTACTTTTGGAATGGAAGGTTTATTTAGAAAAATTGGAATTTATAGTTCTAATGGTCAAAAATATATTCCTCAAGATCGTGAACAATTAGCATATTATAAAGAAGATAAAAAAGGACAGATATTACAAGAGGGAATTAATGAATTAGGAGCTGCTTCATCTTGGCTTGCTGCAGCAACTTCTTATAGTACAAATGATTTCCCTATGATTCCTTTTTATATTTATTATTCAATATTTGGTTTTCAACGTATAGGTGATCTTTTTTGGGCTGCAGGAGATCAACAGGCAAGAGGTTTTTTAATTGGAGGTACATCTGGAAGAACAACTTTAAATGGAGAAGGTTTACAACATGAAGATGGTCATAGTCATATACAATCTTTAACAATACCTAATTGTATCTCTTATGATCCTGCTTTTGCCTATGAAGTAGCAGTTATTATCCAGGATGGATTAAGAAGAATGTACGGTCCTCTTCAAGAAAATATATATTACTATATTACCACAATTAATGAAAATTATTATATGCCAGCTATGCCTAAAGGCTCAGAAAAAGGAATTCGAAAAGGAATTTATAAATTAAAAACACTGTATTCTACTGGATTAAAAATACAACTAATGGGTTCTGGCGCTATTTTACGTTGTATATGTGAAGCTGCTGAAATTTTATCTAATGATTATTATATAACCACAGATATTTATAGTGTAACTTCTTTTACAGAATTAGCAAGAGATGGTGAAGAATGTGAAAGATGGAATATGTTGCATCCAAATCAAACAAAAAAAGTTGCTTATATAAAACAGATTATGAATTCAGCGCCTGCTGTTGCTGCTACTGATTATATGAAATTATTTGCAGAACAAGTACGTAATTACATTCCGTCAAAAGAATATTATGTATTAGGTACAGATGGTTTTGGGCGATCAGATAGTCGTGAGAAACTTCGTAATCACTTTGAAGTTAGCGCGCATTATATTGTATTAGCTGCATTAAGTTTACTAGCAAAATTAAATAGTATAAACCAACAGGTAGTAGAAGAAGCAATTATTAAATTTAATATTAATGCAGACAAAATTAATCCACGTTTAGCTTAA
- a CDS encoding 2-oxo acid dehydrogenase subunit E2: MHTEVKMPDIGLDEVEVIEILVKLNEEVKIEQGLITVEGEKSSMEIPSPISGVVKKINVKIGDKVSTNTIIMIFTTDVVSFDNRKKENTDIPKKVSELNVDIKKNIVHATPSVRRLARDLNINLNNIIGSGRKNRILKDDIELYTKNTVNNLNELKIEKVKINVLQKTVGNNLYNNWINIPHVTQFDEVNITTLEDFRKKYNNEEHKKNINYTNVTILIFIIKAVSHALLKFPIFNSSLSLDKKTIIFKKYINIGVAVDVKNGLLVPVLKNVNKKSITSLSSELILLSNKAHNNKLNKLDMKDSCFTISNLGGIGGSWFTPIINSPEVAILGVSKAVIKPIWNGVEFAPSLILPLSLSYDHRVINGADAARFISFLNKLLSDIRLLMM; encoded by the coding sequence GTGCATACTGAAGTTAAAATGCCTGATATTGGTTTAGATGAAGTAGAAGTAATAGAGATATTAGTGAAATTGAATGAAGAAGTAAAAATAGAACAAGGCTTGATAACTGTTGAAGGTGAAAAATCTTCTATGGAAATACCTTCTCCTATATCTGGTGTAGTAAAAAAAATTAATGTAAAAATTGGAGATAAAGTATCTACTAATACTATTATTATGATTTTTACAACTGATGTCGTTAGCTTTGATAATCGCAAAAAAGAAAATACTGATATTCCCAAAAAAGTTAGTGAACTAAACGTTGATATTAAAAAAAATATAGTACATGCAACACCATCAGTACGAAGATTAGCGCGTGATTTAAATATTAATTTAAATAATATTATAGGTTCTGGTCGAAAAAATCGTATTTTAAAAGATGATATTGAGTTATATACGAAAAATACTGTTAATAATTTAAATGAATTAAAAATAGAAAAAGTTAAAATAAATGTTTTACAAAAAACTGTCGGTAATAATTTATATAACAATTGGATAAATATACCTCATGTTACACAGTTTGATGAGGTAAATATTACTACATTAGAAGATTTTCGTAAAAAATATAATAATGAAGAACATAAAAAAAATATTAATTACACCAATGTTACTATATTAATTTTTATTATAAAAGCAGTATCACATGCATTATTAAAGTTTCCAATTTTTAATAGCTCTTTATCTTTAGATAAAAAAACAATTATTTTTAAAAAATACATAAATATTGGTGTTGCTGTAGATGTTAAAAATGGTTTGCTTGTCCCAGTTTTAAAGAATGTTAATAAAAAAAGTATTACGAGTTTATCATCTGAATTAATATTACTTTCTAATAAAGCACATAATAATAAATTAAATAAGTTAGATATGAAAGATAGTTGTTTTACAATCTCAAATTTAGGGGGTATTGGAGGGTCTTGGTTTACACCAATTATTAATTCTCCAGAAGTTGCAATTCTTGGAGTTTCAAAAGCAGTTATCAAACCAATATGGAATGGTGTAGAATTTGCTCCATCTTTAATATTACCGTTGTCTTTATCTTATGATCATCGTGTTATTAATGGAGCTGATGCTGCTCGTTTTATTTCTTTTCTTAATAAGCTATTATCTGATATAAGACTTTTAATGATGTAA
- the lpdA gene encoding dihydrolipoyl dehydrogenase, whose amino-acid sequence MHQNIQAEVVVLGSGPAGYSAAFRCADLGLDTILIERYKKLGGVCLNVGCIPSKSLLHIAKVIKDADELSQAGVFFGKPSIDIKKIQDWKNHIISKLTDGLYNISNKRNIRFIQGKAHFESDANIIVENNHSKFNISFQNAIIATGSNPIKIPSFPVEDNRIWDSTDALSLKNIPNRFLIVGGGIIGLEMATIYSALGSTVDIVDRFNVFLPLIDQDVSEMYIKSINKRFNIFLNTHIKNVKPKENGLIVSMEGDHIHDTICYNNILVAIGRIPNIKHLGLDKIGIKLNDTGFINVDNQLRTNISNIYAIGDVTGFPMLAHKAIHESHIAAEVISGKNHYFEPKVIPSVAYTDPEIAWVGLNEKDAIKSGIDYEVAIFPWQASGRANASNCTIGMTKLIFNKQNNQIIGGSIVGQNAGELINEITLAIEMGCDTEDLSLTIHAHPTLSESICLASQIFQGTVTDLLNSKKNVIG is encoded by the coding sequence ATGCATCAAAATATTCAAGCAGAAGTAGTTGTTTTAGGATCTGGACCTGCTGGTTATTCTGCAGCTTTTCGATGTGCTGATTTAGGTTTGGATACAATTTTAATAGAGCGTTATAAAAAATTAGGTGGTGTTTGCTTGAATGTAGGATGTATTCCTTCAAAATCTTTATTGCATATAGCAAAAGTAATAAAAGATGCTGATGAATTATCTCAAGCAGGTGTTTTTTTTGGAAAACCTTCTATTGATATTAAAAAAATTCAAGATTGGAAAAATCATATCATTAGTAAATTAACAGACGGTTTATATAATATTAGTAATAAAAGAAATATAAGATTTATTCAAGGTAAAGCTCATTTTGAAAGTGATGCTAATATTATTGTAGAAAATAATCATAGCAAATTTAATATTTCTTTTCAAAATGCTATTATTGCTACTGGTTCAAATCCAATTAAAATACCTTCTTTTCCAGTTGAAGATAATAGAATTTGGGATTCTACAGATGCTTTGTCGTTAAAAAATATTCCTAATCGTTTTTTAATTGTAGGAGGAGGAATTATTGGTTTAGAAATGGCAACAATATATAGTGCATTAGGATCAACTGTAGATATTGTAGATCGTTTTAATGTATTTCTCCCTTTAATTGATCAAGATGTTTCTGAAATGTATATTAAATCAATTAATAAAAGATTTAATATATTTTTAAACACTCATATTAAAAATGTAAAACCAAAAGAAAATGGTTTAATTGTTTCCATGGAAGGTGATCATATACATGATACTATCTGTTATAATAATATATTAGTTGCAATAGGACGAATTCCTAATATTAAACATTTAGGATTAGATAAAATTGGTATAAAATTAAATGATACCGGGTTTATTAATGTAGATAATCAATTAAGAACTAATATATCAAATATTTATGCAATTGGTGATGTTACAGGTTTTCCTATGTTAGCTCATAAAGCTATTCATGAGTCACATATTGCTGCTGAAGTAATTTCTGGTAAAAATCATTATTTTGAGCCAAAAGTAATTCCTTCCGTTGCTTATACCGACCCTGAAATTGCTTGGGTAGGTTTGAATGAAAAAGATGCTATAAAGTCTGGAATTGATTATGAAGTTGCCATTTTTCCTTGGCAAGCTTCTGGAAGAGCGAATGCTTCAAATTGTACAATAGGAATGACAAAATTAATTTTTAACAAACAAAACAATCAAATTATTGGAGGCTCTATAGTAGGTCAAAATGCTGGGGAATTAATTAATGAAATTACACTCGCAATTGAAATGGGATGTGATACAGAAGATTTATCTCTTACTATTCACGCTCATCCTACTTTAAGTGAATCAATTTGTTTAGCATCACAAATTTTTCAAGGAACAGTAACAGATTTATTAAATTCAAAAAAAAATGTTATTGGATAA
- the speD gene encoding adenosylmethionine decarboxylase, with protein sequence MQKLKLYGFNNLTKSLSFCIYDICYANTNNSRNSYIAYIDEQYNAIRLTKILKKTCSIIGANVLNILHQDYDPQGASVTILVCEEPITLDTVNIEKKSNNITSSSVLAHLDKSHICVHTYPESHPQSGICTFRADIEVSTCGIISPLNALNYLINQLESDIVTIEYRVRGFTRDIDGVKHFIDHKINSIQNFMSNNIKSMYEMVDVNVYQENIFHTRMLLKEFHLQNYLFNTSVNDLSQKERSYIINLLWKEMREIYHGRNIPMIESI encoded by the coding sequence TTGCAAAAACTAAAATTATATGGCTTTAATAACTTAACTAAAAGCCTAAGTTTTTGTATCTATGATATTTGTTATGCAAATACTAATAATTCAAGAAATAGCTATATTGCGTACATTGATGAACAATATAATGCTATTCGATTGACAAAAATATTAAAAAAAACATGTTCAATTATTGGTGCTAATGTGCTAAATATACTTCATCAAGATTATGATCCACAAGGCGCTAGTGTAACTATATTAGTATGTGAGGAACCGATAACTTTAGATACAGTAAATATTGAAAAAAAAAGTAACAATATTACTTCATCTTCTGTTTTAGCTCATCTAGATAAAAGTCACATTTGTGTTCATACATATCCAGAAAGTCACCCCCAAAGCGGAATTTGTACTTTTCGAGCAGATATTGAAGTTTCAACTTGTGGGATAATATCTCCACTTAATGCGCTAAATTATCTTATAAATCAATTAGAATCGGATATTGTAACAATTGAATATCGTGTAAGAGGTTTTACTAGAGACATTGATGGAGTAAAACATTTTATTGATCATAAAATTAACTCTATTCAAAACTTTATGTCTAATAATATTAAATCTATGTATGAAATGGTTGATGTAAATGTATATCAAGAAAACATTTTTCATACTCGAATGTTATTAAAAGAGTTTCATTTACAAAATTATTTATTTAATACTAGTGTCAATGATTTATCACAAAAGGAACGTTCTTATATTATTAATTTATTATGGAAAGAAATGAGAGAAATATATCATGGTAGAAATATTCCAATGATAGAATCAATATAA
- the speE gene encoding polyamine aminopropyltransferase, with protein sequence MINKKIWHEELHCHLGQYFLIDKMLYQEKNKYHDIKIFNNSIMGKIMTIDNIVQTTEKDEFIYHEMLSHVPIFAHGSIKDVLIIGGGDGGILREISRHNNINNITMVEIDISIINLCKKYFPKHNNNAYEDPRLELIIDNGLDFVKKTNKKFDLIVSDSTDPVGPGKSLFLSDFYFNCKKSLKKNGIFVAQNGVSFFQKNEIISTYKNLKKYFYDTSFYQAAIPTYYGGTMMFAWGSDNIELRLNNLEQLKSRIKKTKLIFNYYSPQIHISSFSLPQYIINTLDES encoded by the coding sequence ATGATTAATAAAAAAATATGGCATGAAGAGCTTCATTGTCATCTTGGGCAATATTTTTTAATTGATAAAATGTTATATCAAGAAAAAAACAAATACCATGATATTAAAATATTTAATAATTCAATTATGGGTAAAATAATGACTATAGATAATATAGTTCAAACCACAGAAAAAGATGAATTTATATATCATGAAATGTTAAGTCATGTACCTATATTTGCTCATGGATCAATAAAAGATGTATTAATAATAGGTGGAGGTGATGGAGGTATATTAAGGGAAATATCTAGACATAACAACATTAATAATATTACGATGGTAGAAATTGATATTAGCATTATTAATTTATGTAAAAAATATTTTCCAAAACATAATAATAATGCATATGAAGATCCTCGTTTAGAATTAATTATTGACAATGGATTAGATTTTGTTAAAAAAACAAATAAAAAATTTGATTTAATTGTATCTGATTCTACAGACCCAGTTGGACCTGGAAAAAGTCTGTTTCTTTCAGATTTTTATTTTAACTGTAAAAAAAGTCTTAAAAAAAATGGGATTTTTGTAGCACAAAACGGAGTTTCTTTTTTTCAAAAAAATGAGATTATTTCAACTTATAAAAATTTAAAAAAATATTTTTATGATACCAGTTTTTATCAAGCAGCAATTCCTACTTATTATGGAGGAACAATGATGTTCGCATGGGGATCAGATAATATAGAATTACGCTTGAACAATCTCGAACAGTTAAAATCTCGTATAAAAAAAACAAAACTAATTTTTAACTACTACAGTCCTCAAATACATATAAGCAGTTTTTCTTTGCCTCAATATATAATTAATACGTTAGATGAAAGTTAG
- a CDS encoding 5'-methylthioadenosine/adenosylhomocysteine nucleosidase: protein MNIGIIGAINQEIKIFKKIINYKQIKNIGRFQVYIGKFKKNNIFLIKSGIGKVSSSIASMLLVSLFKPNVIINSGSAGSLNSKLKIGDIIIPNQLCYYDVNLINFGYARGQIPQHPKKFTINKNLHHILIETAIKFKYKFNTGLLLTGDSFVRGEDFINKLKFQFSSAIGVEMESTAIAQVCYQFHIPLIVIKSISDLSDKQATLNFKKNISIASSQSANFVKLVLENTKFYKSIE, encoded by the coding sequence ATAAATATTGGAATTATTGGCGCTATAAATCAAGAAATTAAGATATTTAAAAAAATTATAAATTATAAACAAATAAAAAATATTGGACGATTTCAGGTTTATATAGGAAAATTTAAAAAAAATAATATTTTTTTGATAAAATCAGGTATTGGAAAAGTTTCAAGCAGTATCGCATCTATGCTTCTTGTAAGTTTATTTAAACCTAATGTTATTATTAACAGCGGTTCAGCAGGAAGTTTAAACTCAAAACTAAAAATAGGAGATATTATTATTCCTAATCAGTTATGTTACTATGATGTAAATTTAATAAATTTTGGATATGCTAGAGGTCAAATACCTCAACATCCAAAAAAATTTACAATCAATAAAAATTTACATCATATTCTTATAGAAACTGCGATAAAATTTAAATATAAATTTAATACAGGACTTCTTCTCACTGGAGATTCATTTGTTAGAGGCGAGGATTTTATTAATAAATTAAAATTTCAATTTTCTTCTGCAATTGGAGTGGAAATGGAATCTACAGCAATTGCTCAGGTCTGTTACCAATTTCATATTCCATTAATTGTAATAAAGTCAATATCTGATCTATCTGATAAACAAGCTACATTAAATTTTAAAAAAAATATATCAATTGCATCATCACAATCTGCTAATTTCGTTAAACTAGTACTAGAAAATACAAAATTTTACAAATCTATTGAATAA
- the erpA gene encoding iron-sulfur cluster insertion protein ErpA yields the protein MKNIINNYVKLTQTAIKKIKNFILIKKNKNLKLRIYIIGGGCSGFQYQFTFDENINEDDMIINQENIFLIIDPISLQYLKGGEIDYIENLEGSKFIVNNPNAKNTCGCGSSFNI from the coding sequence ATGAAAAATATTATTAATAACTATGTTAAGTTAACACAAACTGCTATTAAAAAAATAAAAAATTTTATTTTAATTAAAAAAAATAAAAATCTTAAATTAAGAATATATATCATTGGTGGTGGATGCAGTGGATTTCAATATCAATTTACTTTTGATGAAAATATAAATGAAGACGATATGATAATTAACCAGGAAAATATTTTTCTAATTATTGATCCTATTAGCTTGCAATACTTAAAAGGCGGGGAAATAGATTATATAGAAAATTTAGAAGGATCTAAATTTATAGTAAATAACCCAAATGCAAAAAATACATGCGGATGTGGTTCATCATTTAATATTTAA
- the ftsZ gene encoding cell division protein FtsZ — translation MFEPVELSNNAIIKVVGVGGGGGNAVEYMVRERIEGVEFFAINTDAQALRKIEVGQTIQIGNNITKGLGAGANPEIGRNSAEEDKELLKSALDGSDMVFIAAGMGGGTGTGAAPVVAEIAKELGILTVAVVTKPFNFEGKKRMIVADQGVIELSKYVDSLITIPNDKLLKVLSRGISLLDAFGAANNVLKGAVQGIAELITRPGLMNVDFADVRTVMMEMGYAMMGTGISSGENRAEEAAEIAISSPLLEDIDLSGARGVLVNITAGFDLKLDEFETVGNTIRSFASDNATVVIGTSLDPDMNDTLRVTVVATGIGMEKYSDINQIKNKASKEKLIDYRYQYLNMSSTNLDKKNIKNEIKETENAKRKEPEYLDIPAFLRKRSD, via the coding sequence ATGTTTGAACCTGTAGAATTAAGTAATAATGCGATAATTAAAGTAGTTGGTGTTGGTGGAGGTGGTGGTAATGCAGTGGAATATATGGTTAGAGAACGTATTGAGGGTGTTGAATTTTTTGCCATTAATACTGACGCCCAAGCTTTAAGAAAAATAGAAGTAGGTCAGACTATTCAAATAGGAAACAATATCACTAAAGGGCTGGGAGCTGGAGCAAATCCAGAAATTGGACGAAATTCAGCAGAAGAAGATAAAGAATTATTAAAATCAGCATTAGATGGTTCTGATATGGTATTTATAGCTGCTGGTATGGGAGGAGGAACTGGAACAGGAGCTGCACCGGTAGTAGCAGAGATAGCAAAAGAATTAGGTATTTTGACTGTAGCTGTAGTAACTAAGCCCTTCAATTTTGAAGGTAAAAAAAGAATGATTGTAGCCGATCAAGGTGTTATTGAGTTATCAAAATATGTAGATTCTTTAATTACAATACCAAACGATAAATTACTCAAAGTACTTAGTCGGGGTATTTCTTTATTAGATGCTTTTGGCGCTGCAAATAATGTACTAAAAGGAGCTGTACAAGGTATTGCAGAACTAATTACAAGACCTGGTCTTATGAACGTGGATTTTGCTGATGTTCGAACTGTTATGATGGAAATGGGATATGCAATGATGGGTACAGGAATATCTTCTGGAGAAAACCGTGCCGAAGAAGCAGCAGAAATAGCAATATCTAGCCCCTTATTAGAAGATATAGATTTATCAGGAGCTCGTGGTGTTTTGGTTAATATTACTGCTGGTTTTGATCTAAAATTAGATGAATTTGAAACTGTAGGAAATACTATTAGATCTTTCGCTTCAGATAATGCAACAGTAGTAATAGGAACGTCTTTAGACCCTGACATGAATGATACGCTCCGAGTAACAGTAGTAGCAACTGGAATTGGTATGGAAAAATATTCAGATATTAATCAAATTAAAAACAAAGCTTCTAAAGAAAAATTAATAGATTATCGTTATCAATATTTAAACATGTCATCTACAAATTTAGATAAAAAAAATATAAAAAATGAAATTAAAGAAACAGAAAATGCAAAACGTAAAGAGCCAGAATATTTAGATATTCCCGCATTTCTTCGAAAAAGATCTGATTAA
- the ftsA gene encoding cell division protein FtsA yields MIISTNKKLVVGLEVGTTKVVTLVGEILIDSTIKIIGIGICKSKGIDKGRIDNLDAVVSCIQESIYQAEIMANCNITSVYLSLSSKYINCQNEIGIVPISEDEVTKEDIENVIHTAKSVKIPNEHHILHVIPQEYSIDQQSGIKNPIGLSGTRMQVRVHLITCYQNIAKNIIKAVETCNIKVDQVIFSGLASSKAVLTEEECKLGVCMIDIGGGTIDFTTYIDGFIQDSQVIPYAGNIVTKDISYAFSTSYADSEIIKTNYNYSLKSPIESSIDSKSFEKYQNLLKNIQPDTISEVIESRYNELLTLINNRIIHIQNQLYKEGRKYQLSSGIVLTGGASTIALLNKYAEKIFQNKVRIAKPINISGLIENISEPHYSTVVGLLHYGKEFYLQSKNIKKESSFIERWFKQINNWFKKEF; encoded by the coding sequence ATGATTATATCAACAAATAAAAAATTGGTAGTAGGACTAGAGGTAGGGACTACTAAAGTAGTTACTTTAGTAGGTGAAATTTTAATAGATAGCACAATAAAAATAATTGGAATTGGAATATGTAAATCAAAAGGCATAGATAAAGGTAGAATTGATAATTTAGATGCAGTTGTCTCATGTATACAAGAATCTATTTATCAAGCTGAAATTATGGCTAATTGTAACATTACTTCTGTATATTTATCTTTATCTAGTAAATATATTAATTGTCAAAATGAAATTGGAATAGTACCTATTTCTGAGGATGAAGTTACAAAAGAAGATATAGAAAATGTAATACATACTGCAAAATCAGTTAAAATTCCTAATGAACATCATATATTGCATGTTATCCCACAAGAATATTCAATTGATCAACAGTCTGGAATAAAAAATCCAATAGGTTTATCTGGAACAAGAATGCAAGTACGAGTTCATTTGATCACTTGTTATCAAAATATAGCTAAAAACATCATTAAAGCAGTAGAAACATGCAATATAAAAGTTGATCAAGTGATTTTTTCAGGTCTTGCATCTAGTAAAGCTGTATTAACCGAAGAAGAATGTAAACTAGGTGTATGTATGATTGATATAGGAGGAGGAACAATAGATTTTACCACATATATCGATGGATTTATACAGGATAGTCAAGTTATTCCATATGCAGGAAATATTGTAACTAAAGATATTTCCTATGCATTTAGTACTTCTTATGCTGATTCAGAAATTATAAAAACAAATTACAATTATTCATTAAAAAGTCCTATAGAATCATCGATTGATAGTAAATCGTTTGAAAAATACCAAAATTTGCTTAAAAACATACAACCAGATACGATTTCAGAAGTAATCGAATCAAGATATAATGAACTGTTAACTTTAATTAACAATAGAATTATTCATATACAAAATCAACTTTATAAAGAAGGCAGGAAATATCAATTATCAAGTGGTATAGTATTGACAGGAGGTGCTTCAACTATTGCATTATTAAATAAATATGCAGAAAAAATTTTTCAAAATAAAGTTCGAATTGCTAAACCTATAAATATTTCAGGACTAATAGAAAATATAAGTGAACCACATTATTCAACCGTAGTCGGATTATTACACTATGGAAAAGAATTTTACTTACAATCTAAAAATATCAAAAAAGAAAGTTCTTTTATTGAAAGATGGTTTAAACAAATTAATAACTGGTTTAAAAAAGAGTTTTAA